The genomic DNA TGGGTTTGCTGGACACTGAAAAAATTGTTCGATCTTCCAGAATGGGGCTCCCATCTCACATTCAAGGGCGGGACGTCGCTCTCAAAGGGATGGGCTCTTATAGAACGGTTTTCTGAAGATATCGATAACGCTATGAAAGACGAGATGTTTTTCGGCGAGCCCCCTGAGTTTGACGATTTAATCCAGACGGCCAGAAAGTTCCAAGATGAGTTCAATGGGAAGGCAATGACAAATTCATCATGATGACAAAGACAACGACAATAATCACGATGAAT from Deltaproteobacteria bacterium includes the following:
- a CDS encoding nucleotidyl transferase AbiEii/AbiGii toxin family protein, producing MNAFLSFSEDRRRTVCEQAQDTLGLPPAIIEKDFWVCWTLKKLFDLPEWGSHLTFKGGTSLSKGWALIERFSEDIDNAMKDEMFFGEPPEFDDLIQTARKFQDEFNGKAMTNSS